A segment of the Williamwhitmania taraxaci genome:
GGAGTGACTATTCTCGAAGAAATTATAAATCCAACTAAATAACAACAGCATAAAATGGTGAAAAGAACACTATTGATTTTTCAATCCTTACTGCTAGTATGTGCTTACTCCGCTTTTGGTCAGGCCGACAGCACACCAACTCAGCTTTCGCTGAAAGCAGCAATGGAGTTTGCGGTTAAGAATAACCTCACAGTAAAAAACTCAGAACTCGACCTGCAAATTGCCAAAAAGAAAATATGGGAAACTACGGCTATTGGATTGCCCCAAGTTAACGGAACGGTAAACTACCAGCATACCTTTAAAGTTCCCACTGCCAATTTCGGAGGTCAGAATGTTGAATTGGGCACAGCAGATAACACCAATTGGGACATTACTGCCTCGCAGCTTATTTTTAGCGGCGAATACATTGTTGGTCTGCGGGCTGCCCGTGTTTACAAAGAGGTATCGGAACGTAACCTTCGGAAATCAGAAAACGACATTCGCGAATCTGTAGCGCAGAGCTACTACCTCGCATTGGTAATGGACGAGAACGTAAAAATTCTTAAAGAAACACAACTTGTTACTACCAATTCTCTTGCGGACATTATTGCCCTGGGTAAGGAAGGTCTTGTGGAAGAAATAAATGTGGATCAAGTGCGCATTCTTAAGGCAAACATCGATAATACCGTTGCTAACCTGGAACGCCAAGCAAGCCTGACAAAGAATTTACTCAAATTTCAGCTTGGCTATGATTTGGCCAGTCCTATCGTTTTGACCGACAACCTAAACGATTTGATGACAACTTCCGAGTTTACCCAATACCTTGATCTCTCCTTTAATGTTGCCAACAATACAGATTATAGAGTTGTGGAAACTGCCGAAAAGTTGCAAAAACTTAATGTTGATCGCTATAAAACGAAGTTCTTGCCTACGATCTCAGGATTCTACCGCCACAAAGAACAGCTGAAAACTGCCGCCTTCAATTTTGAACCAAAGGACGTGGCTGGTATTACCCTGAGCTTACCAATATTTACGAGTGGATCGCGCATATCTCAACTCTCCCAAGCCAAAAAGGAGTATGAGAAAACGAGGAACAATAAACTTAACGCAGAACGCGGGCTAGTTATCGAATTCCAAAAATCACAAAACACGTTCAACACCTCATACTCCAGCTACCTAACACAAAAGGATAACCTCACCCTTTCCCGAAAAATTTTCGACCATACTATGATCAAGTATAAGGAAGGCGTTTCCTCCAGCACCGATTTACACCAAGCCGAATCGCAACTTCTCGATACCCAAAGCAAATACTTTACAGCTCTTTCCGACCTGCTAAATGCTAAGGCATCTCTTGATAAACTTACTTCAATCCAACAGTAATTTGAAACGTCAAAAGCATTACTATATGAAAACGAAATTTGTAGCCATCGCTCTTTCCGCACTCCTTTTCGCTTGCTCCTCGAGCAATCAGGACCAGCTAACCAAGCTAAAAGGTGAGCGTGACAAGCTGAACCTTTCTATTGAACAACTCGAACAGAAAATGCTGGCCGAAACTCCAGATTCTCTAAAAGAAAACAAATCAACCTTAGTGTCGACTCAAATAATTGCTTACCAACCCTTTGTTCACAACATTAAGGTTTATGGACATCTCGATGGTGACCAAAATGCAGCGGTTTTTGCCGAATCGCCCGGAACGGTGATTGCAAAGTATGCCGACGTGGGAGCGGTTGTAAAAAAGGGACAAGTATTAGCACAACTCGATGACGCCCAATACAAAAACTCTCTTCAGGGTCTCGAATCACAATACCAGCTGGCCCTCGATCTCTTCAACAAGCAAAAGCGTCTTTGGGATCAGAAAGTAGGTAGCGAAATTCAATACCTTCAAGCAAAAACAACGAAGGAATCCTTGGAGCAGCAAATAGCCTCCACACGAGAGTTAATTGACAAGTTTAAGATCAAAGCACCCATCTCGGGAACTATCGAGGAGTGTAATGTAAGAATTGGTGCCCTAGTAAGCCCCGATCCTCGCTTGGTGGCCTACCGCGTAGTAACGTTTGGTCAACTTAAAGTGAAGGCAGAAGTGTCGGAAGCATACATTTCCAAAGTTACGAGAGGAGATAAGGTAACCATCACATTTCCTGATATAAACGCAACCTTAAGTTCTCAAATCGACTTTGTAAGCAAGTATATCAATCCGGTAAATAGAACCTTCATGATTGAGTCGCCGGTTCAAGCCAACTCTATGAACCTAAAAGCCAATATGGTTGCGATTGTTAATATTAACGACTATCGGAACGAAAAAGCCATTGTTGTTTCTCAAAACCAAATATTAACCGACGCTTCTGGTTCCTACATTTATATTGCTAAGCAAATCGAAAAGCAGCTGATCGCCACCAAGCAAAAGGTTACCCTTGGCCTTTCAAACAATGGAATTACTGAGATTATCGGTGGTCTCAAACTCGGCGATCAAGTAATTACCGTTGGCTACCAAGATCTGGTAGAGGGCGAACACATTAAGCGTTAACCCCTTCAATGGCACTTTAAAAGCTTACAGAAATGGAAAAAAAGTTTAAAGAATTCAAGCCCACCAGCTGGGCCATTGAGAACAAGCTCAGCATTTACGTGCTCGTTTTCATAATCGCTATATTTGGTCTCTTCAACTACAACACCATACCCAAAGAACAATTCCCGGAAATTGTAATTCCTACCATAGTTGTAAACACGATCTATCCGGGAGCTGCGCCTGCCGATATTGAAAATCTTGTTACACGACCTATAGAAAAGAATATCAAGGGTATTAATGGGGTTAAAAAAGTAACGTCTCGCTCCGTTCAAGACTTTTCATCCATTGTGGTAGAATTTAATACCGGGGTGGTAGTGGCTGAGGCAAAGCAAAAGGTGAAGGATGCGGTAGATAAATCGAAGCGAGATCTCCCCACAAATCTCGATCAAGATCCTTCGGTTCAGGAGGTGGATTTCTCAGAATTTCCCATTATGTACCTTAACATGTCGGGTGATTTGCCACTCGATGTTATAAAAAAACATGCCGATGATCTTCAGGAAAAGATCGAGGGTCTCTCGGAAATTACTCGTGTAGATATCGTTGGAGCACTCGACCGCGAAATACAAATCGACATCGATATGTATAAGATGCAAGCGGCCAGCCTTACCTTTTCAGAAGTCGAGAATGCTATCAAGTATGATAACATGACTGTCTCTGGTGGCAATATCGATCTTCAAGGAATGAGCCGGTCAGTTCGTGTTATTGGCGAGTTTAAAACCCTTGACGATGTAAAGAATATTATCGTTAATACCGCGAGCGGCGCAAAAGTGAAGTTGAAAGATCTGGCCGTTGTTCACGATGGATTCAAGGAACAGGAGAGTTTTGCCCGCTTCGACGGAAAAAATGTTATCACCCTTAACGTAGTAAAAAAGAGTGGCCAAAATCTACTCGATGCTTCTGACAAGATAAAGGACATTATCAAAGAGCTGAAAACCAATAAGTTTCCAGATGAACTAAAGGTTGAAATCTCTGGTGATCAATCTAAGTATACTCGGACTACGCTTACTGATCTGAACAACACCATTATTATTGGTTTTATTCTGGTAGTAATTGTGCTGATGTTCTTCATGGGTATTATGAATTCCCTCTTTGTTGGACTATCGATTCCCCTGTCCATGGCTTTGGCCTATATTATTATGCCATACATCGGGTTTACCATGAACATGTTGGTAATGTTCGCATTCCTCTTTGCTCTGGGAATCGTGGTGGATGACGCTATTGTGGTAATTGAAAACACCCACCGGGTTTTCATGAAAAAACAGATGGACATTGCAACCGCTGCAAAATTTGCAGCAGGCGAGGTTTTTGCCCCAATTCTTTCCGGCACGCTCACTACTCTGGCTCCATTTTTCCCATTAGCTTTCTGGCCAGGTGTTGTGGGAAAATTCATGTATTTTATACCGGTTACGCTTATAATTACACTTTTCGCTTCACTTTTGGTGGCCTATTTAATCAACCCAGTTTTTGCCATCGATTTTATGAAGCACGATGAGGAGGAACGACCTACACCGCTTAAAAAACTATACTATATATGTGCAGGCATTGCGGTAGTTGCTATTCCATTCTACCTCAATAATTTGAATGCTATTGCAAACCTTCTCATTTTTGTATCTATTTCAATTTTCCTTCATAATATTTATGGATACAAAGTGTTGCGTAAGTTTCAACACCACTTTATACCAGCCATGATGCGACGCTACGAGGCACTACTTGTATACGTACTACACGGCCGTCGACCATATTGGCTATTCTCTGGAATGGTTGGTCTGTTTTTCATTACAATGGTTATCACCAACTTTTTCCCTCTTAAGGTTGTTTTCTTCCCCGAAAATGAACCCAATAACGTAATCACCTATATTAAAATGCCCATTGGAACCCAAATTGCAGTAACCGATTCGGTTGCCAAGTTGGTTGAGCAAAAAATTAAGCACGTTATTGGTGATGACAATAAGGTAGTGG
Coding sequences within it:
- a CDS encoding efflux RND transporter periplasmic adaptor subunit, whose product is MKTKFVAIALSALLFACSSSNQDQLTKLKGERDKLNLSIEQLEQKMLAETPDSLKENKSTLVSTQIIAYQPFVHNIKVYGHLDGDQNAAVFAESPGTVIAKYADVGAVVKKGQVLAQLDDAQYKNSLQGLESQYQLALDLFNKQKRLWDQKVGSEIQYLQAKTTKESLEQQIASTRELIDKFKIKAPISGTIEECNVRIGALVSPDPRLVAYRVVTFGQLKVKAEVSEAYISKVTRGDKVTITFPDINATLSSQIDFVSKYINPVNRTFMIESPVQANSMNLKANMVAIVNINDYRNEKAIVVSQNQILTDASGSYIYIAKQIEKQLIATKQKVTLGLSNNGITEIIGGLKLGDQVITVGYQDLVEGEHIKR
- a CDS encoding TolC family protein; this encodes MVKRTLLIFQSLLLVCAYSAFGQADSTPTQLSLKAAMEFAVKNNLTVKNSELDLQIAKKKIWETTAIGLPQVNGTVNYQHTFKVPTANFGGQNVELGTADNTNWDITASQLIFSGEYIVGLRAARVYKEVSERNLRKSENDIRESVAQSYYLALVMDENVKILKETQLVTTNSLADIIALGKEGLVEEINVDQVRILKANIDNTVANLERQASLTKNLLKFQLGYDLASPIVLTDNLNDLMTTSEFTQYLDLSFNVANNTDYRVVETAEKLQKLNVDRYKTKFLPTISGFYRHKEQLKTAAFNFEPKDVAGITLSLPIFTSGSRISQLSQAKKEYEKTRNNKLNAERGLVIEFQKSQNTFNTSYSSYLTQKDNLTLSRKIFDHTMIKYKEGVSSSTDLHQAESQLLDTQSKYFTALSDLLNAKASLDKLTSIQQ
- a CDS encoding efflux RND transporter permease subunit, translating into MEKKFKEFKPTSWAIENKLSIYVLVFIIAIFGLFNYNTIPKEQFPEIVIPTIVVNTIYPGAAPADIENLVTRPIEKNIKGINGVKKVTSRSVQDFSSIVVEFNTGVVVAEAKQKVKDAVDKSKRDLPTNLDQDPSVQEVDFSEFPIMYLNMSGDLPLDVIKKHADDLQEKIEGLSEITRVDIVGALDREIQIDIDMYKMQAASLTFSEVENAIKYDNMTVSGGNIDLQGMSRSVRVIGEFKTLDDVKNIIVNTASGAKVKLKDLAVVHDGFKEQESFARFDGKNVITLNVVKKSGQNLLDASDKIKDIIKELKTNKFPDELKVEISGDQSKYTRTTLTDLNNTIIIGFILVVIVLMFFMGIMNSLFVGLSIPLSMALAYIIMPYIGFTMNMLVMFAFLFALGIVVDDAIVVIENTHRVFMKKQMDIATAAKFAAGEVFAPILSGTLTTLAPFFPLAFWPGVVGKFMYFIPVTLIITLFASLLVAYLINPVFAIDFMKHDEEERPTPLKKLYYICAGIAVVAIPFYLNNLNAIANLLIFVSISIFLHNIYGYKVLRKFQHHFIPAMMRRYEALLVYVLHGRRPYWLFSGMVGLFFITMVITNFFPLKVVFFPENEPNNVITYIKMPIGTQIAVTDSVAKLVEQKIKHVIGDDNKVVESIITNVAFGASEDQFDNSTKVSHLAKVSVNFVEFQKRLGINTSDYLTKIRDVVKDIPGAEIVVDKNKNGPPVGKPINIELASEDLDLLVETSSKLKRYLDSLSIDGVEELKSDFAASKPELLITLDRERANLEGISAGMVGGQIRTALLGSEISKFREGEDQYPIMLRFSEYQRKDVEQLINLSITYRDMNSGTLRQIPLSAVAKVEYRNSYGQINRLNLKRVITLTSNVLDGYTANEINAQIKKAIPNFSKSTAVEIRMTGEQEDQAETVAFLSKAMLFALFLILFILINQFGSFSKMAIILLEVVFSIIGVLLGYVFFGMTVSVIMTGLGIVALAGIVVRNGILLVEFTDVLKDQGMKTRAAIIEAGKTRIIPVILTAAATVLGLIPLAVGFNIDFVGLFSSFQPHIHFGGDNVKFFGLLAWTIIFGLTFATFLTLVLIPSMYFMIYVREVKAKRRSWARKFKKNK